A region of Coccinella septempunctata chromosome 5, icCocSept1.1, whole genome shotgun sequence DNA encodes the following proteins:
- the LOC123313315 gene encoding tripartite motif-containing protein 2-like isoform X2, giving the protein MDSLRRVIQTRLGERMTGMNSTLVETVSINYEDFNESFLTCGTCLCVYDGEEHTPKLLQCSHTVCLHCLTRIAASQTRDTGSFRCPICRELITIPRGGVAALPPSFLVNQLLDLMSRQRREVIPKCSVHINQELLFCETCDTVFCTICTKGSHNDSADTCEHTVIPFSIAIKRMSEILLYKANECISKLNKAQEKVRSELQRLDSAREANLEQISIIFQQIQSLVDKRKQEMIENVNSICTEKRKILEEQHSLIESEKNKVEGECQGLQYQVEVRNITQRIESLSEKLDVAITLNDPRENAFLMCDFKHNDTIKLISQQLNSLGRVRTSTTFPSLCTAEIETENVTVGIESHILLTTMDYHGNSRNFGGDPVKATLSPNPAEGSEPTSLEVIDCDNGTYRIKFRVAKAGNYNVKITIFDRPIKEYPISFEVTEHNNPVTMFGTKGSGKEEFMQPVAVAVDDTDNIIYVLDTGNSRIKVLDRNFSFIKHITNEGLLGRSCTGISLSNNGLVVINWRTKCITEMTEDGNTVRTFTHGSFSEPIDIAVDRTYGHILVADNGTCCIFVFDEEGKYLFQVGSKDVFKSISSVAIGPDGEIVVADSEIKVFSAKGDFLKVVSDGGKGKGRYGSISVDSENRILASKTDHKGKSYLQILSIIDDSLNSYIDSQNSKLKRPSGVAVTNDNHVIVVDLGNNCIKKYRYW; this is encoded by the exons ATGGATTCGCTAAGAAGAGTTATCCA AACCAGACTTGGGGAAAGGATGACTGGTATGAATTCCACTCTAGTTGAAACAGTGAGCATTAATTATGAAGATTTCAACGAGAGTTTCTTAACCTGTGGCACTTGTTTAT gTGTTTATGATGGTGAAGAACATACACCAAAACTCTTACAATGCTCTCACACAGTTTGTCTTCACTGTCTAACAAGAATAGCAGCCTCCCAAACAAGAGACACAGGATCATTCAGATGTCCAATATGCCGGGAATTGATAACCATACCAAGAGGAGGAGTGGCAGCTCTACCACCCTCGTTCTTGGTCAATCAGTTACTAGATCTCATGTCCAGGCAACGCAGGGAGGTCATACCAAAGTGTTCAGTTCATATCAATCAGGAATTGCTTTTTTGTGAAACCTGCGACACAGTCTTCTGTACAATATGCACCAAAGGCTCTCACAATGACTCGGCAGACACATGCGAACATACGGTCATTCCATTTTCTATTGCCATAAAGAGAATGTCCGAGATTTTATTGTATAAGGCCAACGAATGTATATCCAAG ttgaataaaGCACAAGAAAAAGTGAGGAGTGAGTTGCAAAGGTTGGACTCGGCCCGAGAGGCAAATTTGGAACAAATAAGTATTATATTTCAGCAAATTCAATCACTAGTCGATAAACGTAAGCAGGAAATGATCGAAAATGTCAATTCCATTTGTACAGAGAAACGTAAAATTTTGGAGGAACAGCATTCCCTTATCGAATCGGAGAAAAATAAG GTGGAAGGGGAATGTCAAGGTTTACAATACCAAGTGGAAGTGAGGAATATAACACAAAGAATCGAGAGTTTGTCGGAAAAACTAGATGTTGCCATAACCTTGAACGATCCAAGGGAGAACGCATTTCTAATGTGCGATTTCAAACATAACGATACCATCAAATTGATCTCTCAACAACTGAACAGCTTGGGTCGCGTGAGAACCAGCACCACGTTCCCCAGTTTATGTACAGCGGAAATAGAAACCGAGAATGTCACTGTAGGAATTGAATCTCATATACTGTTGACCACCATGGATTATCACGGAAATTCTAGAAATTTCGGTGGTGATCCAGTGAAAGCAACGTTGTCTCCTAACCCTGCCGAAGGTTCAGAGCCGACGAGTTTGGAAGTAATTGACTGTGATAATGGTACTTACAG AATTAAATTCAGAGTAGCGAAGGCTGGTAATTACAATGTTAAAATAACGATATTCGATCGTCCAATCAAGGAATATCCGATTTCTTTCGAAGTGACTGAACACAATAATCCGGTGACTATGTTCGGAACGAAAGGTAGCGGAAAAGAAGAATTTATGCAACCAGTTGCTGTTGCGGTCGATGATACAGATAATATCATCTACGTCCTGGATACTGGAAATTCCAGGATAAAAGTTTTGGacagaaatttttcattcataaaacATATAACCAACGAAGGTCTTCTCGGTAGGAGTTGCAcag GAATTTCCTTGTCAAATAACGGTCTCGTTGTGATAAATTGGAGAACAAAGTGCATCACCGAAATGACCGAAGATGGAAACACAGTGCGAACATTCACGCATGGTAGTTTCTCTGAGCCCATAGATATCGCAGTCGATAGGACGTATGGGCATATTTTGGTCGCTGACAATGGTACCTGCTGTATATTCGTGTTTGACGAGGAgggaaaatatttgtttcag GTTGGAAGCAAAGATGTCTTCAAATCAATATCCTCTGTAGCCATTGGCCCAGATGGGGAAATTGTTGTGGCAGATTCGGAAATCAAAGTATTTTCTGCTAAGGGTGATTTCCTCAAAGTGGTTTCGGATGGTGGAAAAG GGAAGGGTCGGTATGGAAGTATATCTGTGGATTCCGAGAACAGAATATTGGCCAGCAAAACCGATCACAAAGGAAAAAGTTACTTACAAATCTTGTCGATAATTGACGATAGTCTGAATAGCTACATCGATTCCCAGAACAGTAAATTGAAAAGGCCGAGTGGTGTAGCGGTAACTAATGACAATCATGTAATTGTTGTTGATCTGGGAAATAACTGTATAAAGAAATATCGCTACTGGTAG
- the LOC123313315 gene encoding tripartite motif-containing protein 2-like isoform X1 — MGDKLFAICSHSLLLSLTRLGERMTGMNSTLVETVSINYEDFNESFLTCGTCLCVYDGEEHTPKLLQCSHTVCLHCLTRIAASQTRDTGSFRCPICRELITIPRGGVAALPPSFLVNQLLDLMSRQRREVIPKCSVHINQELLFCETCDTVFCTICTKGSHNDSADTCEHTVIPFSIAIKRMSEILLYKANECISKLNKAQEKVRSELQRLDSAREANLEQISIIFQQIQSLVDKRKQEMIENVNSICTEKRKILEEQHSLIESEKNKVEGECQGLQYQVEVRNITQRIESLSEKLDVAITLNDPRENAFLMCDFKHNDTIKLISQQLNSLGRVRTSTTFPSLCTAEIETENVTVGIESHILLTTMDYHGNSRNFGGDPVKATLSPNPAEGSEPTSLEVIDCDNGTYRIKFRVAKAGNYNVKITIFDRPIKEYPISFEVTEHNNPVTMFGTKGSGKEEFMQPVAVAVDDTDNIIYVLDTGNSRIKVLDRNFSFIKHITNEGLLGRSCTGISLSNNGLVVINWRTKCITEMTEDGNTVRTFTHGSFSEPIDIAVDRTYGHILVADNGTCCIFVFDEEGKYLFQVGSKDVFKSISSVAIGPDGEIVVADSEIKVFSAKGDFLKVVSDGGKGKGRYGSISVDSENRILASKTDHKGKSYLQILSIIDDSLNSYIDSQNSKLKRPSGVAVTNDNHVIVVDLGNNCIKKYRYW; from the exons ATGGGAGACAAGTTATTTGCCATATGTTCTCATTCGCTTCTACTTTCATT AACCAGACTTGGGGAAAGGATGACTGGTATGAATTCCACTCTAGTTGAAACAGTGAGCATTAATTATGAAGATTTCAACGAGAGTTTCTTAACCTGTGGCACTTGTTTAT gTGTTTATGATGGTGAAGAACATACACCAAAACTCTTACAATGCTCTCACACAGTTTGTCTTCACTGTCTAACAAGAATAGCAGCCTCCCAAACAAGAGACACAGGATCATTCAGATGTCCAATATGCCGGGAATTGATAACCATACCAAGAGGAGGAGTGGCAGCTCTACCACCCTCGTTCTTGGTCAATCAGTTACTAGATCTCATGTCCAGGCAACGCAGGGAGGTCATACCAAAGTGTTCAGTTCATATCAATCAGGAATTGCTTTTTTGTGAAACCTGCGACACAGTCTTCTGTACAATATGCACCAAAGGCTCTCACAATGACTCGGCAGACACATGCGAACATACGGTCATTCCATTTTCTATTGCCATAAAGAGAATGTCCGAGATTTTATTGTATAAGGCCAACGAATGTATATCCAAG ttgaataaaGCACAAGAAAAAGTGAGGAGTGAGTTGCAAAGGTTGGACTCGGCCCGAGAGGCAAATTTGGAACAAATAAGTATTATATTTCAGCAAATTCAATCACTAGTCGATAAACGTAAGCAGGAAATGATCGAAAATGTCAATTCCATTTGTACAGAGAAACGTAAAATTTTGGAGGAACAGCATTCCCTTATCGAATCGGAGAAAAATAAG GTGGAAGGGGAATGTCAAGGTTTACAATACCAAGTGGAAGTGAGGAATATAACACAAAGAATCGAGAGTTTGTCGGAAAAACTAGATGTTGCCATAACCTTGAACGATCCAAGGGAGAACGCATTTCTAATGTGCGATTTCAAACATAACGATACCATCAAATTGATCTCTCAACAACTGAACAGCTTGGGTCGCGTGAGAACCAGCACCACGTTCCCCAGTTTATGTACAGCGGAAATAGAAACCGAGAATGTCACTGTAGGAATTGAATCTCATATACTGTTGACCACCATGGATTATCACGGAAATTCTAGAAATTTCGGTGGTGATCCAGTGAAAGCAACGTTGTCTCCTAACCCTGCCGAAGGTTCAGAGCCGACGAGTTTGGAAGTAATTGACTGTGATAATGGTACTTACAG AATTAAATTCAGAGTAGCGAAGGCTGGTAATTACAATGTTAAAATAACGATATTCGATCGTCCAATCAAGGAATATCCGATTTCTTTCGAAGTGACTGAACACAATAATCCGGTGACTATGTTCGGAACGAAAGGTAGCGGAAAAGAAGAATTTATGCAACCAGTTGCTGTTGCGGTCGATGATACAGATAATATCATCTACGTCCTGGATACTGGAAATTCCAGGATAAAAGTTTTGGacagaaatttttcattcataaaacATATAACCAACGAAGGTCTTCTCGGTAGGAGTTGCAcag GAATTTCCTTGTCAAATAACGGTCTCGTTGTGATAAATTGGAGAACAAAGTGCATCACCGAAATGACCGAAGATGGAAACACAGTGCGAACATTCACGCATGGTAGTTTCTCTGAGCCCATAGATATCGCAGTCGATAGGACGTATGGGCATATTTTGGTCGCTGACAATGGTACCTGCTGTATATTCGTGTTTGACGAGGAgggaaaatatttgtttcag GTTGGAAGCAAAGATGTCTTCAAATCAATATCCTCTGTAGCCATTGGCCCAGATGGGGAAATTGTTGTGGCAGATTCGGAAATCAAAGTATTTTCTGCTAAGGGTGATTTCCTCAAAGTGGTTTCGGATGGTGGAAAAG GGAAGGGTCGGTATGGAAGTATATCTGTGGATTCCGAGAACAGAATATTGGCCAGCAAAACCGATCACAAAGGAAAAAGTTACTTACAAATCTTGTCGATAATTGACGATAGTCTGAATAGCTACATCGATTCCCAGAACAGTAAATTGAAAAGGCCGAGTGGTGTAGCGGTAACTAATGACAATCATGTAATTGTTGTTGATCTGGGAAATAACTGTATAAAGAAATATCGCTACTGGTAG
- the LOC123313315 gene encoding tripartite motif-containing protein 2-like isoform X3, which translates to MTGMNSTLVETVSINYEDFNESFLTCGTCLCVYDGEEHTPKLLQCSHTVCLHCLTRIAASQTRDTGSFRCPICRELITIPRGGVAALPPSFLVNQLLDLMSRQRREVIPKCSVHINQELLFCETCDTVFCTICTKGSHNDSADTCEHTVIPFSIAIKRMSEILLYKANECISKLNKAQEKVRSELQRLDSAREANLEQISIIFQQIQSLVDKRKQEMIENVNSICTEKRKILEEQHSLIESEKNKVEGECQGLQYQVEVRNITQRIESLSEKLDVAITLNDPRENAFLMCDFKHNDTIKLISQQLNSLGRVRTSTTFPSLCTAEIETENVTVGIESHILLTTMDYHGNSRNFGGDPVKATLSPNPAEGSEPTSLEVIDCDNGTYRIKFRVAKAGNYNVKITIFDRPIKEYPISFEVTEHNNPVTMFGTKGSGKEEFMQPVAVAVDDTDNIIYVLDTGNSRIKVLDRNFSFIKHITNEGLLGRSCTGISLSNNGLVVINWRTKCITEMTEDGNTVRTFTHGSFSEPIDIAVDRTYGHILVADNGTCCIFVFDEEGKYLFQVGSKDVFKSISSVAIGPDGEIVVADSEIKVFSAKGDFLKVVSDGGKGKGRYGSISVDSENRILASKTDHKGKSYLQILSIIDDSLNSYIDSQNSKLKRPSGVAVTNDNHVIVVDLGNNCIKKYRYW; encoded by the exons ATGACTGGTATGAATTCCACTCTAGTTGAAACAGTGAGCATTAATTATGAAGATTTCAACGAGAGTTTCTTAACCTGTGGCACTTGTTTAT gTGTTTATGATGGTGAAGAACATACACCAAAACTCTTACAATGCTCTCACACAGTTTGTCTTCACTGTCTAACAAGAATAGCAGCCTCCCAAACAAGAGACACAGGATCATTCAGATGTCCAATATGCCGGGAATTGATAACCATACCAAGAGGAGGAGTGGCAGCTCTACCACCCTCGTTCTTGGTCAATCAGTTACTAGATCTCATGTCCAGGCAACGCAGGGAGGTCATACCAAAGTGTTCAGTTCATATCAATCAGGAATTGCTTTTTTGTGAAACCTGCGACACAGTCTTCTGTACAATATGCACCAAAGGCTCTCACAATGACTCGGCAGACACATGCGAACATACGGTCATTCCATTTTCTATTGCCATAAAGAGAATGTCCGAGATTTTATTGTATAAGGCCAACGAATGTATATCCAAG ttgaataaaGCACAAGAAAAAGTGAGGAGTGAGTTGCAAAGGTTGGACTCGGCCCGAGAGGCAAATTTGGAACAAATAAGTATTATATTTCAGCAAATTCAATCACTAGTCGATAAACGTAAGCAGGAAATGATCGAAAATGTCAATTCCATTTGTACAGAGAAACGTAAAATTTTGGAGGAACAGCATTCCCTTATCGAATCGGAGAAAAATAAG GTGGAAGGGGAATGTCAAGGTTTACAATACCAAGTGGAAGTGAGGAATATAACACAAAGAATCGAGAGTTTGTCGGAAAAACTAGATGTTGCCATAACCTTGAACGATCCAAGGGAGAACGCATTTCTAATGTGCGATTTCAAACATAACGATACCATCAAATTGATCTCTCAACAACTGAACAGCTTGGGTCGCGTGAGAACCAGCACCACGTTCCCCAGTTTATGTACAGCGGAAATAGAAACCGAGAATGTCACTGTAGGAATTGAATCTCATATACTGTTGACCACCATGGATTATCACGGAAATTCTAGAAATTTCGGTGGTGATCCAGTGAAAGCAACGTTGTCTCCTAACCCTGCCGAAGGTTCAGAGCCGACGAGTTTGGAAGTAATTGACTGTGATAATGGTACTTACAG AATTAAATTCAGAGTAGCGAAGGCTGGTAATTACAATGTTAAAATAACGATATTCGATCGTCCAATCAAGGAATATCCGATTTCTTTCGAAGTGACTGAACACAATAATCCGGTGACTATGTTCGGAACGAAAGGTAGCGGAAAAGAAGAATTTATGCAACCAGTTGCTGTTGCGGTCGATGATACAGATAATATCATCTACGTCCTGGATACTGGAAATTCCAGGATAAAAGTTTTGGacagaaatttttcattcataaaacATATAACCAACGAAGGTCTTCTCGGTAGGAGTTGCAcag GAATTTCCTTGTCAAATAACGGTCTCGTTGTGATAAATTGGAGAACAAAGTGCATCACCGAAATGACCGAAGATGGAAACACAGTGCGAACATTCACGCATGGTAGTTTCTCTGAGCCCATAGATATCGCAGTCGATAGGACGTATGGGCATATTTTGGTCGCTGACAATGGTACCTGCTGTATATTCGTGTTTGACGAGGAgggaaaatatttgtttcag GTTGGAAGCAAAGATGTCTTCAAATCAATATCCTCTGTAGCCATTGGCCCAGATGGGGAAATTGTTGTGGCAGATTCGGAAATCAAAGTATTTTCTGCTAAGGGTGATTTCCTCAAAGTGGTTTCGGATGGTGGAAAAG GGAAGGGTCGGTATGGAAGTATATCTGTGGATTCCGAGAACAGAATATTGGCCAGCAAAACCGATCACAAAGGAAAAAGTTACTTACAAATCTTGTCGATAATTGACGATAGTCTGAATAGCTACATCGATTCCCAGAACAGTAAATTGAAAAGGCCGAGTGGTGTAGCGGTAACTAATGACAATCATGTAATTGTTGTTGATCTGGGAAATAACTGTATAAAGAAATATCGCTACTGGTAG